The Vespula vulgaris chromosome 2, iyVesVulg1.1, whole genome shotgun sequence genome has a segment encoding these proteins:
- the LOC127061631 gene encoding slit homolog 2 protein-like, which translates to MTTTTMIIIYIIVTILNLIVQINCKCSLTPIVNGERSIAYACTDSELSDLDEISNEAEWIEFSVSRIRTIPDDAFSRFRDLKRLSFYNCHVDSISRNAFRGLQSLDWLIFHGTKLHVARTAWFQHLPNLRKLILDRCGIVYIEADVFRMLSRLEMLSLYDNELDCIPIDELTSLRSLRNIRIDGNPWLCECRRRLERFFHERRIFENVGIEEKIMPVHKSSRQCMEKINIFVTSRHPINSNIKILEEGDQFQTSTLRSLDRLPDKTSWIELSGLKLDIIPSYAFFRFGNTLRSLEFRNCIINKIEPNAFAGLYKLERLSFVDNNLPRIETNWFRDLVNLHRLIIAKNDIEHIHEYTFWYLRNNLKYLDIRDNRLRCLPIEEIERLMKLERLNAIGNPWNCNCRKNLEKILLKMKVGFEISVGRCYEDENQISSIIEERHRNQTNVITSSVTGNVHWASFEDSLNENTNVSVLIPVTTTMATTQEKITQQPTTELVHPSNIITTLQPTIHKGTCTLDNNSQQEYICTGLTSINPVNSIDIRAQTIRIILSDISVIPPESFQRFNGYLRRLEFRDCGIDKIAAGAFAGLYNLEHLSLHNNALKSFTSDYLVGLSSNLKYLDLSRNRILRIDNDVFDLFPHLISLDISDNTMNCIGVEHMEHRLTYLKSFEVTGNPWSCLCGIKLAEFLERRNLPYDKNTLIDRSECYGTREPSSTVSPSTPSLTTMPTLIITTTTEEEIPSTIEGVCTYHRKDNDELRYVCTGGNILLFNTIPNEVTAIEFHEGRLPRLPAGTLSRFVNLRELLIRNSGLRIIEPKSFDDRNELKVLAIQDNPLTTVDGSWLNLNKLERLDLRGNSIRYIAPQSFRHLSKLQYLNLEGNDLKCIFTSDLNEMPEVYIIEFSGNPLKWKCRLELEQFLEMRKIKFVRIEESCEGKKYMRNVLWQNKTDIYYNDECQACSSASKIKFSLMLPTFVIFFTKIYYL; encoded by the exons atgacgacaacaacgatgataataatatacataattgtTACAATCCTAAATCTGATCGTTCAGATTAATTGTAAATGCAGTTTAACACCTATTGTCAACGGCGAACGATCAATTGCTTATGCTTGTACTGACAGCGAATTGAGCGACCTCGATGAGATCTCAAACGAGGCCGAATGGATTGAATTTTCTGTATCACGGATACGCACGATACCCGACGATGCATTTTCAAGATTCCGCGATTTAAAAAGATTGTCGTTTTATAATTGTCACGTAGATTCTATATCTCGTAATGCCTTTCGCGGATTACAATCATTGGATTGGCTTATATTCCATGGTACTAAACTTCATGTAGCTAGGACTGCTTGGTTTCAACATTTACCAAACTTGAGGAAACTTATTTTGGATAG ATGTGGAATAGTGTACATAGAAGCAGACGTCTTTCGAATGCTATCAAGATTGGAAATGTTAAGTTTGTACGACAACGAACTCGATTGTATTCCTATTGATGAGTTAACATCCCTCAGATCATTGAGGAACATACGTATAGATGGAAATCCTTGGTTATGCGAATGCAGACGAAGAttagaaagattctttcaCGAACGTCGTATTTTCGAAAATGTtggaattgaagaaaaaattatgccTGTACATAAAAGTTCGCGACAATGTAtggaaaagattaatatttttgttacttCGAGACATCCGatcaattcaaatataaaaatcttggAAGAA gGAGATCAGTTTCAAACCTCGACACTTCGTTCGTTAGATCGTCTTCCAGATAAAACAAGTTGGATCGAATTGTCCGGGCTAAAATTGGATATAATTCCGTCTTACGCGTTTTTCCGTTTTGGAAATACCTTAAGAAGTTTGGAATTTCGTAATTGCATTATCAACAAAATCGAACCAAACGCATTTGCTGGATTATACAAATTGGAACGTTTGTCGTTCGTTGATAACAATTTACCACGAATAGAAACTAATTGGTTCCGAGATCTCGTTAATTTGCATAGATTGATCATCGCAAAGAATGACATAGAACATATCCATGAATATACCTTTTGGTATTTGAGAAATAATCTTAAATATCTTGATATACGTGATAATCGTTTACGTTGTTTACCGATCGAAGAGATCGaaagattaatgaaattagAGAGATTGAATGCTATTGGTAATCCATGGAATTGTAATTGTCGTAAGAACTTGGAAAAAATTCTCTTGAAAATGAAGGTTGGATTTGAGATAAGCGTTGGTAGATGTTACGAGGACGAAAATCAAATATCATCTATTATAGAAGAACGACATAGAAATCAG ACGAACGTAATAACGAGTTCAGTAACTGGAAACGTACATTGGGCATCGTTCGAAGATAGTTTGAACGAGAACACGAATGTTAGCGTGTTAATACCAGTTACAACAACGATGGCTACGAcccaagaaaaaataacacaaCAGCCAACAACCGAACTTGTACATCCCAGCAACATCATTACCACATTACAACCAACGATACACAAAGGAACTTGTACTTTGGATAATAATTCTCAACAAGAATATATTTGCACTGGTCTGACCTCGATCAATCCAGTGAACTCAATAGATATCAGAGCACAAACAATTCGAATTATTCTGTCCGATATATCGGTAATACCACCAGAATCTTTTCAACGTTTCAATGGTTATTTAAGAAGACTGGAATTTCGCGATTGCGGAATCGACAAAATCGCGGCCGGTGCTTTTGCTGGACTCTACAATCTCGAGCATCTATCACTACATAATAACGCATTGAAATCATTTACAAGCGATTATCTGGTAGGTCTCTCGTCGAACCTGAAATATTTAGATCTTTCAAGGAATCGTATATTAAGGATCGACAACGACGTTTTTGATCTTTTCCCGCATCTCATTAGTCTCGATATTTCCGATAATACGATGAATTGTATCGGCGTCGAACATATGGAACATCGATTGACTTATTTGAAATCGTTCGAAGTAACTGGTAATCCTTGGAGTTGTCTTTGTGGGATCAAATTGGCTGAATTTTTGGAGAGACGAAATTTGCCGTACGATAAGAATACATTGATCGATAGATCGGAGTGTTATGGTACACGCGAACCATCCTCAACTGTTTCGCCATCGACGCCATCTTTAACGACAATGCCAACATTGATTATAACGACTACAACGGAAGAAGAGATACCTAGTACGATAGAAGGTGTTTGTACTTATCATAGAAAGGATAATGACGAACTTAGATACGTTTGTACTGGTggaaatatattactttttaacaCGATTCCAAACGAGGTAACAGCTATCGAGTTTCACGAAGGACGTTTACCACGTTTACCAGCTGGTACATTATCAAGATTCGTTAATTTACGCGAATTACTTATTAGAAATTCTGGTTTAAGAATAATCGAGCCTAAATCATTCGACGACCGGAACGAACTTAAGGTATTGGCTATACAGGACAATCCCTTAACCACGGTCGATGGTTCCTGGTTGAATTTGAACAAACTCGAAAGACTCGATTTACGTGGTAACTCTATAAGATATATCGCGCCGCAATCCTTTCGTCATCTTTCAAAATTACAATATCTCAATTTGGAAGGTAACGATTTGAAATGTATATTCACGAGTGATCTCAACGAAATGCCGGAGGtttatataatcgaattttcgGGTAATCCGCTTAAGTGGAAATGCAGATTGGAATTGGAGCAATTTTTGGAAATgcgtaaaattaaattcgttaGGATCGAGGAATCAtgcgaaggaaagaaatatatgaggAATGTACTTTGGCAAAATAAAACGGACATTTATTACAACGACGAGTGTCAGGCGTGCTCGTCTGCTTCCAAAATCAAATTCTCATTGATGCTGCCAACGTTTGtcatattttttacgaaaatttattatctataa